In the genome of Notamacropus eugenii isolate mMacEug1 chromosome 5, mMacEug1.pri_v2, whole genome shotgun sequence, one region contains:
- the TIGIT gene encoding T-cell immunoreceptor with Ig and ITIM domains, with product MNWWLLLLWQALLPNSGAVIGRIFAVEKMSAVEGTSATFQCNLLYTTAMVTQVTWSRNDQMLAILDSVHGSFINPVYQKKVNLARGYGITLLSLTANDTGEYHCDFHTFPDGIYKGNIFLEVTELNLPGDSAPETLDSSHSRISLGVIVSVTIIIAATVIMLVIFSAKRKIFRIHSANYGLRSPSEQNELSPSSHGRCLQLEATPMTISQDYQQGNDLGQSHEYFNILSYRSLSSFNIPVETR from the exons GGGCTGTGATTGGGAGAATTTTTGCTGTTGAGAAAATGTCTGCAGTTGAAGGCACCTCAGCTACTTTTCAGTGCAACCTCTTATATACTACAGCTATGGTCACACAGGTCACCTGGAGCAGGAACGatcaaatgctagctattcttgACTCTGTTCATGGTTCTTTTATCAACCCAGTCTACCAAAAGAAGGTAAACTTGGCCCGGGGATATGGCATAACTCTCCTGTCCTTAACTGCCAATGACACTGGCGAGTACCACTGTGACTTTCACACCTTTCCTGATGGGATTTACAAAGGAAACATTTTTCTGGAAGTCACAGAACTAAACCTTCCAGGAGATTCAG cACCTGAGACATTGGACAGCTCCCATTCCAGGATCTCTTTAGGAGTCATAGTCTCAGTGACAATAATCATTGCTGCAACAGTCATCATGTTGGTGATCTTTAGTGCCAAG AGAAAAATCTTCAGGATCCATTCAGCAAACTATGGCCTCAGGAGTCCCTCTGAACAAAATGAATTGAGCCCCAGTTCTCATGGTAGGTGTCTCCAACTAGAAGCCACACCGATGACCATCAGTCAAGATTATCAGCAAGGAAATGACTTAGGACAATCTCATGAATATTTTAATATCCTTAGTTATAGAAGTCTGAGTAGCTTTAACATACCAGTGGAGACAAGGTAA